From one Fusobacterium mortiferum ATCC 9817 genomic stretch:
- a CDS encoding GntP family permease, whose translation MITVSALGAVVGLIVAIVLIIKKINPAYSLILGSIIGGLVGGASVSQTVSLMISGAQGMIPAILRIITAGVLAGVLIETGAASKIAETIIEKLGESKAIVAIVLSTMILTMVGVFIDVSVITVAPIAMAIAKRTNLSRTGVLVAMIGGGKAGNIMSPNPNAIAAADAFKIPLTSVMTAGIIPAVFGIVVTIIVAKIISNRGSQILDNDLGDKKLEKRPSFIGAIIGPIVAIFILALRPIAGISIDPLIALPVGGAIGCLAMGKIKHFNEYCVFGLGKMIGVAILLIGTGTLSGIIANSALKEVLTNFLSTTGAPAYLLAPFSGILMCAATASTTSGTAVASQVFGPTILSLGVQPINAAAMIHSGATVLDHLPHGSFFHATGGSVNMDMKERLTLIPFESLIGLILTFVSTIIYGMLF comes from the coding sequence ATGATAACAGTATCAGCGTTAGGGGCAGTTGTTGGACTTATTGTGGCAATAGTTTTAATTATAAAGAAAATAAATCCAGCATATTCGTTAATTTTAGGTTCAATAATCGGGGGATTAGTAGGAGGAGCAAGTGTATCTCAAACAGTTTCCTTAATGATATCTGGGGCACAGGGAATGATACCAGCAATATTGAGAATAATAACAGCAGGTGTTTTAGCAGGAGTTTTAATAGAAACTGGAGCTGCAAGTAAAATTGCAGAGACAATTATAGAAAAATTAGGAGAATCGAAAGCTATAGTAGCGATAGTATTATCAACTATGATTCTTACAATGGTTGGAGTATTTATAGATGTATCTGTAATAACAGTAGCACCAATAGCAATGGCAATAGCTAAAAGAACAAACTTATCTAGAACAGGAGTTTTAGTAGCTATGATAGGTGGAGGAAAAGCAGGAAATATAATGTCTCCTAATCCAAATGCTATAGCAGCAGCTGATGCTTTTAAAATTCCATTGACTTCAGTTATGACTGCAGGGATTATTCCAGCAGTATTTGGAATAGTTGTGACTATAATTGTAGCAAAAATTATTTCTAATAGAGGAAGTCAAATTTTAGATAATGATTTAGGAGATAAAAAATTAGAAAAAAGACCTAGTTTTATAGGTGCAATAATAGGACCAATAGTAGCAATATTTATTTTAGCTTTAAGACCTATAGCAGGAATTTCCATTGATCCATTAATAGCTTTACCTGTAGGAGGGGCAATAGGATGCTTAGCTATGGGAAAAATAAAGCATTTCAATGAGTATTGTGTATTTGGTTTAGGGAAAATGATAGGGGTAGCGATATTATTAATAGGAACAGGAACTCTTTCAGGAATAATAGCAAACTCTGCATTAAAAGAAGTATTAACTAATTTTTTATCAACAACTGGGGCTCCTGCTTATTTACTAGCACCATTTTCAGGGATTTTAATGTGTGCAGCTACAGCTTCAACAACTTCTGGAACAGCTGTTGCAAGTCAAGTATTTGGACCAACAATATTAAGTTTAGGTGTACAGCCAATAAATGCAGCAGCAATGATACATTCAGGAGCAACTGTATTAGACCATCTGCCACATGGAAGTTTCTTTCATGCAACAGGAGGAAGTGTGAATATGGATATGAAAGAGAGATTAACGTTAATACCATTTGAATCGTTAATAGGATTGATTTTAACATTTGTATCAACAATAATCTATGGAATGTTATTTTAA
- a CDS encoding glycerate kinase family protein, whose protein sequence is MKIVLAPDSFKESMTAKETCIAIEKGFKKVISNLECIHVPMADGGEGTTQSLVDATNGKFYTVEVMGPLGEKRDARFGILGDGKTAILEMAAASGLELVPKEKRDATITTTYGTGELIKAALSKNVETILIGIGGSATNDGGAGMVQALGGKLLDKDGNEIGFGGGELSKLDRIDISNLDNRLKDVKIIVACDVQNPLTGPTGASHIFGKQKGANEEQRELLDKNLKHYAKIIRRDIGKDVENIPGAGAAGGLGAGLMAFLSAELKKGVDIVVEYSKLEEKLQGADLIITGEGSIDGQTRFGKTPYGVAKTAQKYNIPVIAFAGNIGKDIDVLYDYGFTAILPILPRVESLENAIANGKENIEYMSESLGRVISIYKK, encoded by the coding sequence ATGAAGATAGTATTAGCACCAGATTCATTTAAAGAGAGTATGACAGCAAAGGAAACTTGTATAGCAATAGAGAAAGGGTTTAAAAAAGTAATATCTAATTTAGAGTGTATCCATGTACCTATGGCTGATGGAGGAGAGGGTACAACTCAATCATTAGTAGATGCTACAAATGGAAAATTTTATACTGTTGAGGTAATGGGACCATTAGGAGAGAAAAGAGATGCAAGATTTGGAATACTTGGAGATGGAAAAACAGCGATACTTGAGATGGCAGCAGCCAGTGGATTAGAGCTTGTACCAAAAGAAAAAAGAGATGCTACAATAACCACAACTTATGGAACAGGAGAGTTGATAAAGGCAGCTTTAAGTAAAAATGTAGAGACTATTCTTATAGGAATAGGAGGAAGTGCAACTAATGATGGTGGTGCTGGAATGGTACAAGCATTGGGAGGAAAACTTTTAGATAAAGATGGAAATGAAATAGGTTTTGGTGGTGGAGAGCTATCAAAATTAGATAGGATAGATATCTCTAATTTAGATAATAGGTTAAAAGATGTAAAAATAATAGTAGCTTGTGATGTACAAAATCCTCTTACTGGACCAACAGGAGCTTCTCATATTTTTGGAAAACAAAAGGGAGCTAATGAGGAACAAAGAGAGTTACTAGATAAAAATTTAAAACACTATGCAAAGATAATAAGAAGAGATATAGGAAAAGATGTAGAAAATATTCCAGGAGCTGGAGCAGCTGGTGGATTAGGAGCTGGGCTTATGGCATTTTTATCAGCAGAACTAAAAAAAGGTGTAGATATAGTTGTAGAATATAGTAAATTGGAAGAAAAACTTCAAGGAGCAGATTTAATTATTACAGGAGAGGGAAGTATAGATGGTCAGACTAGATTTGGAAAAACTCCATATGGTGTAGCTAAAACGGCTCAAAAATATAATATTCCAGTAATTGCTTTTGCTGGAAATATAGGGAAGGATATAGATGTATTATATGATTATGGATTTACAGCAATACTTCCAATTCTTCCTAGGGTAGAGAGCTTGGAGAATGCCATAGCTAATGGTAAAGAAAATATAGAGTATATGAGTGAAAGCTTAGGAAGAGTAATTAGTATTTATAAAAAATAG
- the lysA gene encoding diaminopimelate decarboxylase, producing the protein MRFFGTMKDEQGVLSIGGVKVTELAQKYGTPLYIMDQELIESNMRKYKENFKSDKFQTQIVYASKAFLAKAMCQLVEKYDMDIDAVSGGELYTIKVSGLDMKRVHMHGNNKTLEELEMCVDYGIGSIIIDNETEIENLSYVCAQKNKKIKAMLRINIGIDAHTHEYIKTSKHSSKFGESIFDEKLVGIVEKIVKDKNIEFLGFHCHIGSQIFDTKAFHEGIETMVVETKKIADTLGIKIPEINLGGGFGVYYTENDVEVDIEKFMRSMIEHIEKSLDEHKLEIEKVSIEPGRSIVGNAGSTLYTVGGIKQTYGGVKYMFIDGGMTDNIRPALYQAEYEAVIANRLDEKEREVVTVAGKCCESGDLIIKGKSLPKGEKGDLLLVSTTGAYGYSMSSNYNKLARPAVVFVKNGKASLAIRRESFEDLIRNDLAIEL; encoded by the coding sequence ATGAGATTTTTTGGAACGATGAAAGATGAGCAGGGAGTATTATCAATAGGGGGAGTAAAGGTTACTGAGTTAGCTCAAAAATATGGGACACCACTTTATATAATGGACCAAGAGCTAATAGAAAGTAATATGAGAAAATATAAAGAAAACTTTAAAAGTGATAAATTTCAAACACAGATAGTCTATGCGTCAAAGGCATTTTTAGCAAAAGCTATGTGTCAATTAGTAGAGAAATATGATATGGATATAGATGCAGTATCAGGAGGAGAGCTATATACAATAAAAGTAAGTGGACTTGATATGAAAAGAGTACATATGCATGGAAATAATAAGACTTTAGAAGAGTTAGAGATGTGTGTAGACTATGGGATAGGGAGTATAATCATAGATAATGAAACAGAGATAGAAAATTTATCATATGTGTGTGCTCAAAAAAATAAAAAAATAAAAGCTATGCTTAGAATAAATATTGGAATAGATGCTCATACTCATGAGTATATAAAAACATCTAAACATTCATCTAAATTTGGAGAATCAATTTTTGATGAGAAATTAGTAGGAATAGTAGAAAAAATTGTAAAAGATAAAAATATAGAGTTTTTAGGATTTCATTGTCATATTGGTTCTCAAATTTTTGATACAAAAGCATTCCATGAAGGAATAGAAACAATGGTAGTAGAAACAAAAAAGATAGCTGATACTTTAGGAATAAAAATTCCAGAGATAAATCTTGGTGGAGGTTTTGGAGTATACTATACAGAAAATGATGTAGAAGTAGATATTGAGAAATTTATGAGAAGTATGATAGAACATATAGAGAAAAGTTTAGATGAGCATAAATTAGAGATAGAGAAGGTATCTATTGAACCAGGAAGAAGTATAGTAGGAAATGCAGGAAGTACTCTTTATACAGTTGGGGGAATAAAACAAACTTATGGTGGAGTAAAATATATGTTTATAGATGGAGGAATGACAGATAATATAAGACCTGCTCTTTATCAAGCTGAATATGAAGCAGTTATAGCTAATAGACTAGATGAAAAAGAGAGGGAAGTGGTAACTGTAGCTGGAAAATGTTGTGAGTCTGGAGATTTAATTATAAAAGGAAAGAGTTTACCAAAGGGAGAAAAGGGAGATTTACTATTAGTTTCTACTACAGGAGCTTATGGTTACTCTATGTCTAGCAACTATAATAAATTAGCAAGACCAGCAGTGGTATTTGTAAAAAATGGAAAAGCCTCTTTAGCTATTAGAAGAGAGAGTTTTGAAGACTTAATAAGAAATGATTTGGCTATAGAGCTATAG
- the dapF gene encoding diaminopimelate epimerase — protein MRFSKLQAAGNDFILVNGLEYRDLDLSSTAKKVCDRHFGIGADGLMTCEESKVADIKMNYYNSDGSRGEMCGNGIRCFSKFVYDNGVVRKKSFSVETDAGIKYIDLTLESEEVKYISVDMGRADFRATSVPCTLDSEIILEKEIEVEGQKLKISSVLMGVPHTVILVDDYDNYDIDRLGKAIEYSMDIFPRKTNVNFIQVVDDENIIIKTWERGASRTLGCGTGCCSSAVIAHKLGKIKGNSVKLTTEGGEVFVTFDNEYNVIMKGSAETICTGEFLK, from the coding sequence ATGAGATTTTCAAAATTACAAGCTGCAGGGAATGATTTTATCTTAGTCAATGGACTAGAGTATAGAGATTTAGATTTAAGTAGTACAGCGAAAAAAGTTTGTGATAGACATTTTGGAATAGGTGCAGATGGACTTATGACTTGTGAGGAGAGTAAAGTTGCAGATATAAAGATGAATTATTATAACTCTGATGGGTCAAGAGGAGAGATGTGTGGGAATGGAATAAGATGTTTTTCAAAATTTGTCTATGATAATGGAGTAGTGAGAAAAAAGAGTTTTTCAGTAGAAACTGATGCTGGAATAAAATATATAGATCTTACTTTAGAGAGTGAAGAGGTAAAATATATATCAGTGGATATGGGAAGAGCAGATTTTAGAGCCACTTCTGTTCCTTGTACATTAGATAGTGAAATTATTTTAGAAAAAGAGATAGAGGTAGAAGGACAAAAGTTAAAAATTTCATCTGTTTTAATGGGAGTACCTCATACTGTGATTTTAGTAGATGACTATGATAACTATGATATAGATAGATTAGGAAAAGCTATAGAGTATAGTATGGATATTTTTCCAAGAAAGACTAATGTAAATTTTATTCAAGTAGTAGATGATGAAAATATTATTATAAAGACTTGGGAGAGGGGAGCTTCAAGAACATTAGGTTGTGGAACAGGGTGCTGTTCATCTGCTGTTATAGCTCATAAACTTGGAAAAATCAAAGGAAATAGTGTAAAACTTACCACAGAGGGTGGAGAGGTTTTTGTAACTTTTGATAATGAATATAATGTAATAATGAAAGGTAGTGCAGAAACAATTTGCACTGGAGAGTTTTTAAAATAG
- a CDS encoding dicarboxylate/amino acid:cation symporter produces the protein MNKKSIWEAYRFSIILIGAIIIGSFIGVHFGEKAKVLKPLGDLFINGMFTIVVPLVFVTISSSISSMSDMTRLKSILKNLILVFVSTGAVAAVIILIIVNIFPPAQGVNLSLTTAEALQPFQTGDQIVKAITVTDFPELISRKNMLPLILFSIVFGLCVNMVGEKGKVISNGLDALAEVFLKMINLLMYYAPIGLGAYFAALVGEYGKELLGSYTRAMIIYYPLCLVYFVVMFPIYGYISAGKDGVRAMKNLISPAITSIATQSSIATLPVNLDAAKKIGVPKDIREIVLPIGATAHMDGTVFSSILKISFLFGIFNVPFEGIGTYASALLLSILGGVVMSGVPGGGLIGEMLIVTMYGFPAEAFPIIATIGYLVDPPATMINATGDTVAAMLVTRIVEGKDWIKRNLG, from the coding sequence GTGAATAAAAAAAGTATCTGGGAGGCTTATAGATTTTCTATAATCTTAATAGGAGCTATAATAATTGGAAGTTTTATAGGGGTTCATTTTGGAGAGAAAGCTAAGGTTTTAAAACCATTAGGAGATTTATTTATAAATGGAATGTTTACAATAGTTGTACCATTAGTCTTTGTAACAATTAGTAGTTCAATATCTAGTATGAGTGATATGACTAGATTAAAAAGTATATTAAAAAACCTTATTTTAGTATTTGTTTCAACAGGTGCAGTAGCTGCAGTTATTATTTTAATAATAGTAAATATTTTTCCACCAGCTCAAGGAGTTAATTTAAGTCTTACAACTGCAGAGGCACTTCAACCATTTCAAACAGGGGATCAAATTGTAAAAGCTATTACAGTTACAGATTTTCCAGAGTTAATATCTAGAAAAAATATGTTACCACTTATACTTTTTTCTATAGTATTTGGACTTTGCGTAAATATGGTAGGAGAGAAGGGAAAAGTAATATCTAATGGATTAGATGCTTTAGCAGAGGTATTTTTAAAAATGATAAATCTATTGATGTACTATGCACCAATAGGATTAGGGGCATATTTTGCTGCTCTTGTTGGAGAGTATGGAAAAGAGTTATTAGGGTCATACACAAGAGCTATGATAATCTACTATCCACTTTGTTTAGTATATTTTGTAGTGATGTTCCCAATATATGGATATATATCTGCTGGAAAAGATGGAGTGAGAGCTATGAAAAATCTAATATCTCCAGCTATTACTTCAATAGCTACTCAAAGTAGTATAGCTACCCTTCCTGTAAACTTAGATGCTGCTAAAAAAATAGGTGTGCCTAAGGATATCAGAGAGATAGTTTTACCAATAGGAGCTACTGCTCATATGGATGGAACAGTTTTTAGTTCTATTTTAAAAATCTCTTTCCTATTTGGAATTTTTAATGTTCCTTTTGAGGGAATTGGAACTTATGCAAGTGCTTTACTTCTTTCTATATTAGGGGGAGTGGTAATGTCAGGTGTTCCTGGTGGAGGACTTATAGGGGAGATGCTAATAGTTACTATGTATGGTTTCCCAGCAGAAGCTTTCCCAATAATTGCTACTATTGGTTATCTTGTAGACCCACCAGCAACTATGATAAATGCTACTGGAGATACAGTTGCTGCTATGCTTGTTACAAGAATAGTTGAAGGAAAAGATTGGATCAAGAGAAACTTAGGATAG
- a CDS encoding ATP-grasp domain-containing protein, translated as MNFIFISPNFPKSYWNFCRGLKNNGVNTLGIGDADYDFLSDELKESLNEYYKVSSLENYDEVYRACAYFAFKYGKIDWLESNNEYWLLRDAQLRTDFNITSGLKNDKIAGIKYKSKMKEFYEKAGVKTARYHMVSTFEEGKKFTDMVGFPVVVKPNNGVGAAATYKLRDEGEMKFFYDNLGEEEYIMEEFINGELLSYDGIAGRNREIIFETAHAYPVPIMEIVNNGMDVMYYSFREIPEDLKEAGRRVVQTFDTNSRFFHCEFFRLLEDKPGLGNKGDIIGLEVNMRPPGGYTPDMMNFANDIDVYQIWANMITYNKGFYNKDSRPYCCVYAARRDGYRYVHSIDTVLNRYKYNIVMKERMPEVLSGAMGNDMLTARFPEQEQAMEFIDFYLKKM; from the coding sequence ATGAATTTTATTTTTATATCACCAAACTTTCCAAAAAGTTATTGGAATTTTTGTAGAGGATTAAAAAATAATGGAGTTAACACTCTAGGAATAGGAGATGCTGATTATGACTTTTTAAGTGATGAGTTAAAAGAATCATTAAATGAGTATTATAAAGTGTCTTCTTTAGAAAACTATGATGAAGTGTACAGAGCTTGTGCTTATTTTGCTTTTAAGTATGGAAAAATTGATTGGTTAGAATCAAATAATGAATACTGGTTATTAAGAGATGCACAACTTCGTACAGATTTTAATATTACATCTGGTTTAAAAAATGATAAGATAGCTGGAATAAAATATAAGAGTAAAATGAAAGAGTTTTATGAAAAAGCTGGAGTTAAAACAGCTAGGTACCATATGGTTTCAACTTTTGAAGAGGGGAAAAAATTTACTGATATGGTAGGATTTCCAGTTGTAGTAAAACCTAATAATGGAGTTGGAGCAGCAGCTACTTATAAATTAAGAGATGAAGGAGAGATGAAATTTTTCTATGATAATCTAGGAGAAGAGGAGTATATCATGGAGGAATTTATCAATGGAGAGCTTCTTTCTTATGATGGAATAGCTGGTAGAAATAGGGAGATTATTTTTGAGACAGCTCATGCATATCCAGTACCAATAATGGAGATAGTAAATAATGGAATGGATGTTATGTATTATTCTTTTAGAGAGATTCCAGAGGATTTAAAAGAAGCAGGAAGAAGAGTAGTACAAACTTTTGATACTAATAGTAGATTTTTCCATTGTGAATTTTTTAGATTGTTAGAAGATAAACCAGGATTAGGAAATAAAGGGGATATTATAGGATTAGAGGTAAATATGCGTCCACCTGGAGGATATACACCAGATATGATGAACTTTGCAAATGATATAGATGTATATCAAATTTGGGCAAATATGATAACTTATAATAAAGGATTCTATAATAAAGATTCTAGACCATATTGTTGTGTTTATGCAGCAAGAAGAGATGGATATAGATATGTTCATAGCATAGATACAGTATTAAATAGATATAAATATAATATTGTAATGAAAGAGAGAATGCCTGAAGTTTTATCTGGAGCTATGGGAAATGATATGTTAACAGCTAGATTTCCAGAGCAAGAGCAAGCTATGGAATTTATTGATTTTTACTTAAAAAAGATGTAA
- a CDS encoding esterase family protein, which yields MHVNHYKQYSHNLGREMEFLVYGHSGRPIVVFPAQDGRFYDFYNFGMVDAAADYINQGKIMLFCVDSIDGESWSRLGENYEARIEQHNRWFKYIVDEAIPKFKQIYGDRTGNYNCKFMTTGCSMGAYHALNFFLRCPDIFDGVIALSGLYHAGYFFPNYNNGMIYENSPNDYMRNMSWNHEFLGKYRNSDIILCCGLGRWEEECIKDTGDLKKEFDRLQVPVWIDFWGYDVDHDWPWWKVQFPYFLQYVV from the coding sequence ATGCATGTAAATCATTATAAACAGTACAGCCATAATTTAGGAAGAGAGATGGAATTTTTAGTATATGGACATAGTGGAAGACCAATTGTTGTTTTTCCAGCTCAAGATGGAAGATTCTATGATTTCTATAATTTTGGAATGGTAGATGCAGCTGCTGACTATATAAATCAAGGGAAGATTATGCTATTTTGTGTAGATAGTATAGATGGAGAATCTTGGTCTAGGCTTGGAGAGAATTATGAAGCTAGAATAGAGCAACATAATAGATGGTTTAAATATATAGTAGATGAAGCTATACCTAAATTTAAGCAGATATATGGAGATAGAACAGGAAATTACAACTGTAAATTTATGACAACAGGTTGTAGTATGGGGGCTTATCATGCTTTGAACTTTTTCTTACGTTGTCCAGATATTTTTGATGGAGTAATAGCTTTAAGTGGATTATATCATGCAGGATATTTCTTCCCAAATTACAACAATGGAATGATTTATGAAAACTCTCCAAATGATTATATGAGAAATATGTCTTGGAACCATGAATTTTTAGGAAAATATAGAAATTCAGATATTATCCTATGTTGTGGACTAGGTAGATGGGAAGAGGAGTGTATAAAAGATACTGGAGATTTAAAAAAGGAATTTGACAGATTACAAGTTCCTGTTTGGATAGATTTCTGGGGTTATGATGTAGATCATGACTGGCCTTGGTGGAAAGTGCAATTCCCTTATTTTTTACAATATGTTGTATAG
- a CDS encoding alpha/beta hydrolase produces MILKENIYIESFKLHRTLHIYLPDDIQPDERFPVIYMFDGHNLFNDSDATYGKSWGIKDALDTHNQRIIVVGLECNHEGNMRLCEFSPYSFKDKFFGEVTGLGKTTIEWICETLKPYIDEKFPTKPEREYTAIGGSSMGGLMSVYGLAARSDIFSMGICVSPFYEHVFKKLVDDISKFKIHKKTKAYISWGRYEFHTKKQLAVGTEKNMIVTRIFSQKGVTVYPHMMVEGAHNEESWEKETFAWLYELGLYKKHR; encoded by the coding sequence ATGATACTAAAAGAAAATATATATATTGAATCTTTTAAATTACATAGAACACTACATATATACCTTCCAGATGATATACAACCAGATGAAAGATTTCCAGTTATATATATGTTTGATGGACACAATCTATTTAATGATTCAGATGCTACATATGGAAAATCATGGGGAATAAAGGATGCTCTTGATACTCATAATCAAAGAATTATAGTGGTAGGATTAGAGTGTAATCATGAAGGAAATATGAGACTTTGTGAATTTTCTCCATACTCTTTTAAAGACAAATTTTTTGGAGAAGTTACAGGACTAGGTAAAACTACTATAGAGTGGATATGTGAAACTTTAAAACCATATATAGATGAAAAATTTCCAACTAAACCTGAAAGAGAGTATACAGCAATAGGTGGAAGTTCAATGGGAGGTTTAATGTCAGTATATGGTCTTGCAGCTAGGTCGGATATATTTTCAATGGGAATATGTGTATCTCCTTTTTATGAGCATGTTTTTAAAAAATTAGTAGATGATATTTCTAAATTTAAAATTCATAAAAAGACAAAAGCTTATATTAGCTGGGGGAGATATGAGTTTCACACTAAAAAACAACTAGCAGTTGGAACAGAAAAAAATATGATAGTAACCAGAATTTTTTCGCAAAAGGGAGTTACTGTATATCCTCATATGATGGTAGAGGGAGCTCATAATGAGGAGTCATGGGAGAAAGAAACTTTTGCTTGGTTATATGAGTTAGGATTATATAAGAAACATAGATAG
- a CDS encoding DUF554 domain-containing protein — protein MLGAIVNTSAIIIGCTIGGLVKKGIPKKYEEAMLNACGLAACGIGFNSIISNMGKSHYPVLFIISLVLGSVIGTKLDLDTKLQNIMKKYTKGNLGEGIVTAALLFCIGSLSIVGSVMAALKNDYTFLFTNASLDFVTSIIFSSTYGIGIIVVALILFCWQGSIYVLTRYVCLDFFSEDLIVELCIVGGFLITATGLGILKIKNIKTLDILPAILIPVIFFIIKRFI, from the coding sequence ATGTTGGGGGCAATTGTCAATACTAGTGCTATAATAATAGGGTGTACAATAGGTGGATTAGTAAAAAAAGGGATTCCAAAAAAATATGAAGAAGCTATGCTCAATGCTTGTGGACTTGCTGCTTGTGGTATAGGTTTTAACTCCATTATATCCAATATGGGAAAAAGCCACTATCCTGTTTTATTTATCATAAGTTTAGTTCTTGGTTCTGTCATAGGAACTAAGCTTGATTTAGATACAAAACTTCAAAATATAATGAAAAAATATACTAAAGGAAATTTAGGAGAAGGGATTGTTACTGCTGCTTTACTCTTTTGTATAGGGTCATTATCAATAGTAGGATCTGTAATGGCAGCATTAAAAAATGATTATACTTTTTTATTTACAAATGCCTCACTAGATTTTGTAACTTCAATTATATTCTCTTCTACCTACGGAATAGGAATTATAGTTGTGGCTCTTATTCTATTTTGCTGGCAGGGAAGTATCTATGTTTTAACAAGATATGTATGTTTAGATTTTTTTAGTGAAGACTTAATAGTTGAGCTTTGTATTGTGGGAGGATTTTTAATTACAGCTACTGGACTTGGGATATTAAAAATAAAAAATATCAAAACTCTTGATATTCTTCCTGCTATACTTATTCCTGTAATATTTTTTATAATTAAAAGATTTATATAA
- the pepD gene encoding beta-Ala-His dipeptidase has protein sequence MNYVLNKDLLHQKYFEEISKIPHGSYNEQQLSNYIVNIAKELGYKYIQDEMGNVIVYKPASSGYENHATIILQAHIDMVCEKNIDCNHNFETDSLSLQVEDGWVKAKGTTLGADDGYGVAYMLALLTEKDIAHPALECVFTVQEEVGLFGAINLKKEYFSGKKFINLDNGSESNTYVSCAGALISTFTKSITYEKNSLPTYKIEVKGLSGGHSGGQIHLEKGNSIKIVTRILYHLNKNFGINLVNIDGGSKMNAIPREAFATFSCAENFETIDELVKNIEKEVKKELEFSDNGVYISLLKSNSEKIITKKESDEIINVLYLIPSGLQHRSLAFENLTTASQNLGVITTKENKIKFTVSLRGALESYNQEGMENLKFLSQLFNVSYVVDAHFSAWEYSPVSEFRERLKTLYKDFYQKDIQVLATHGGLECGIFKALIPELDIITLGPDCKNAHTPDEAMNLESFDKMYNFLKLLLSNL, from the coding sequence TTATTACATCAAAAATATTTTGAGGAAATTTCTAAAATACCTCATGGTTCTTATAATGAACAACAACTTAGTAACTATATTGTAAATATAGCTAAAGAGTTAGGGTACAAATATATTCAAGATGAGATGGGAAATGTAATTGTATATAAACCTGCCTCTTCTGGATACGAAAATCATGCTACTATAATATTACAAGCTCATATTGATATGGTATGTGAAAAAAATATAGATTGTAACCATAATTTTGAAACTGATTCTCTTTCTCTTCAAGTAGAAGATGGTTGGGTAAAAGCTAAAGGAACAACTTTAGGAGCAGATGATGGATATGGAGTAGCATATATGCTAGCTCTACTTACAGAAAAAGATATAGCTCATCCAGCTCTTGAGTGTGTATTTACAGTTCAAGAAGAAGTTGGATTATTTGGAGCTATCAATTTAAAAAAAGAGTATTTTTCTGGAAAAAAATTTATAAACCTTGATAATGGTAGTGAGTCTAATACTTATGTATCTTGTGCTGGAGCTCTTATCTCTACCTTTACAAAATCTATCACTTATGAAAAAAACTCCTTACCTACATATAAGATAGAAGTAAAAGGATTGTCAGGGGGGCACTCTGGAGGACAAATCCACCTAGAGAAAGGAAACTCTATAAAAATAGTTACTAGAATCCTTTACCATTTAAATAAAAACTTTGGAATCAACCTTGTAAATATAGATGGTGGTTCTAAAATGAATGCTATTCCAAGGGAAGCTTTTGCCACTTTCTCTTGTGCTGAAAATTTTGAAACAATAGATGAACTAGTTAAAAATATAGAAAAGGAAGTTAAAAAAGAGTTAGAATTTTCTGACAATGGTGTATATATCTCTCTACTAAAAAGTAATAGTGAAAAAATTATCACTAAAAAAGAGAGCGATGAGATTATCAATGTGCTATATCTTATTCCAAGTGGATTACAACATAGAAGTTTAGCTTTTGAAAATCTTACAACAGCCTCTCAAAATCTTGGAGTAATAACTACAAAAGAAAATAAAATAAAATTTACTGTATCTCTTCGTGGTGCTTTAGAATCATATAATCAAGAGGGAATGGAAAATCTTAAATTCCTTTCTCAACTGTTTAATGTTTCCTATGTAGTAGATGCTCATTTCTCAGCTTGGGAATACTCTCCTGTATCTGAATTTAGAGAGAGATTAAAAACTCTATATAAAGATTTTTATCAAAAAGATATTCAAGTTTTAGCCACTCATGGTGGATTAGAGTGTGGAATATTCAAAGCTTTAATTCCAGAACTAGATATTATAACTCTAGGTCCTGATTGTAAAAATGCCCATACTCCAGATGAAGCTATGAACTTAGAATCTTTTGATAAAATGTATAATTTCTTAAAACTTTTACTATCTAATTTATAA